The stretch of DNA CGTGGACCGCTTCATCGCCGTGGTGCTGCCGCTGCGGTTTTCCCGCTTCCGCAAGGTCGGCCACGTGCGCTACATCTGCGTGGCAGTGTGGGCGGTGGTTCTGATGCAGACgctgcccctcctctctatGTCCATGACCCACACCGAACCGGACGGCCACGTCACCTGCATGGAGTATCCCAACTTCGAGAAGGTGCCCAACATCGCCTACATGCTGATTGGCGCCGTGTTCCTAGGTTACGGCATCCCCGTGGTAACCATCCTGGTGTGCTACTCGGTCCTGTGTTTCAAGCTCCGCCTGACGGCCCGCGCCAATCACCTGACGGATAAGTCGGGTCGGAGCCGCAAGGCCATCGGCGTCATCTGCTGCGTGTCGCTGGTGTTCGTCGTGTGTTTCAGCCCCTACCACATCGACCTGCTGCAGTACATGGTCCGCAAGCTGGTCTCCGAGCCGGACTGCGCGGAACTCACGGCCTTCCAGGTGTCGTTGCACTTCACCGTGTGCTTGATGAACCTCAACTCTTGCTTGGACCCCTTCATCTACTTCTTTGCCTGCAAGGGCTACAAGAGGAAAGTCCTGAAGCTGCTGAAGAGGCAGGTGAG from Hypomesus transpacificus isolate Combined female chromosome 23, fHypTra1, whole genome shotgun sequence encodes:
- the gpr183a gene encoding G-protein coupled receptor 183-A; translation: MEVRSTTQPPPSFSSFSSSPNSSTNCSTLYAHREYSRVLIPLFYIVVFLVGLLGNTLALHVIRQNLKKMNATTLYSLNLVVSDILFTLSLPLRIIYYALGFHWPMGEALCKFTGLLFYLNTYAGVNFMTCLSVDRFIAVVLPLRFSRFRKVGHVRYICVAVWAVVLMQTLPLLSMSMTHTEPDGHVTCMEYPNFEKVPNIAYMLIGAVFLGYGIPVVTILVCYSVLCFKLRLTARANHLTDKSGRSRKAIGVICCVSLVFVVCFSPYHIDLLQYMVRKLVSEPDCAELTAFQVSLHFTVCLMNLNSCLDPFIYFFACKGYKRKVLKLLKRQVSVSFSSAVRTSPEGSSRDMIDGNKIYFNSSRYNS